The Mesorhizobium koreense genome includes a window with the following:
- a CDS encoding flavin reductase family protein translates to MFYEPGKGHGLPHDPFKAIVAPRPIGWISTMGRDGSINLAPYSFFNAFSSRPPLVWFSSEGEKDSFTFARETGEFVANLAGGHIFKEMNATSVDAPRGVSEFGYAGLTPAPSRLVAAPRVAEAYAALECKVTEIFEPKGLDGKPAGVHVCTGEVIGIHIDEAVLTDGLFDNVKAGNVSRLGYLDFSAITETFAMRRPKWKAD, encoded by the coding sequence GTGTTCTATGAACCCGGCAAGGGCCACGGCCTGCCGCACGATCCGTTCAAGGCGATCGTTGCCCCAAGGCCGATCGGCTGGATATCCACGATGGGCCGTGACGGCTCGATCAATCTCGCGCCTTATTCGTTTTTCAATGCGTTTTCTTCGCGCCCGCCGCTCGTCTGGTTCTCCTCCGAAGGCGAGAAGGACAGCTTCACTTTCGCGCGCGAGACCGGCGAGTTTGTCGCCAACCTCGCCGGCGGCCACATCTTCAAGGAAATGAATGCTACCTCCGTGGATGCGCCGCGCGGGGTGAGCGAATTCGGCTATGCCGGGCTGACGCCGGCGCCCTCACGGCTGGTCGCGGCGCCGCGCGTGGCGGAGGCGTATGCCGCGCTCGAATGCAAGGTGACCGAGATATTCGAGCCGAAGGGCCTCGACGGCAAGCCCGCCGGTGTCCATGTCTGCACCGGCGAGGTGATCGGCATTCATATCGACGAGGCTGTCCTCACCGACGGCTTGTTCGACAACGTCAAGGCCGGCAACGTATCGCGTCTCGGCTATCTCGATTTTTCCGCCATCACCGAAACCTTCGCCATGCGCCGGCCGAAGTGGAAGGCGGATTGA
- a CDS encoding DMT family transporter, producing the protein MDARSLDLPARIDTGHAVGMMLVTVSAVFFALAGIFTRSVTAGPWTIACWRGLVGAAIIAAYVLWRARGPHMWSSLHLGLRGWALAVVSTLSSIAFITAFKLTYVANVTIIYATVPFMAAGLERVVLGERTRRSTIVAAVLSLAGVGIMMLGGIGTGSLAGNFMAILMTAGCALYMVLIRKFTDAPVVWTGAVAAFLLFVIGCLITDPLDVTRRDAVLMCAFGVSFAAAVILWTEGTRLVSAAESGLLGSTEVPLAILFAWLFLGELPPAASLVGGGIVIVVIFGYAAWNFRRSVASAAA; encoded by the coding sequence ATGGATGCGCGATCGCTCGATCTTCCCGCCAGAATCGATACCGGCCACGCCGTCGGCATGATGCTGGTGACGGTATCGGCCGTCTTCTTCGCGCTTGCCGGTATCTTTACCCGTTCCGTCACCGCCGGCCCGTGGACGATCGCCTGCTGGCGCGGCCTTGTCGGTGCGGCGATCATCGCCGCTTACGTGTTATGGCGGGCGCGCGGCCCGCATATGTGGTCCAGCCTCCACCTCGGGCTCCGCGGCTGGGCGCTAGCGGTCGTCAGCACCCTGTCCAGCATCGCCTTCATCACGGCGTTCAAGCTCACCTATGTCGCCAACGTCACCATCATCTACGCTACCGTGCCTTTCATGGCGGCGGGGCTCGAACGCGTCGTACTTGGAGAGCGCACGCGTCGAAGTACGATTGTGGCGGCCGTCCTGTCGCTTGCCGGCGTCGGCATCATGATGCTCGGCGGTATCGGCACGGGAAGCCTTGCCGGTAATTTCATGGCCATTCTCATGACCGCAGGCTGCGCGCTCTACATGGTGCTGATCCGTAAATTCACCGATGCGCCCGTCGTCTGGACCGGAGCCGTGGCGGCTTTCCTGCTTTTCGTCATCGGCTGCCTCATCACCGACCCGCTCGACGTGACAAGGCGCGATGCCGTCCTGATGTGCGCCTTCGGCGTTTCCTTCGCCGCCGCCGTGATCCTTTGGACCGAAGGGACTCGACTGGTCAGCGCTGCCGAATCCGGACTGCTCGGAAGCACGGAAGTACCGCTTGCGATCCTGTTCGCATGGCTGTTTCTCGGTGAGTTGCCGCCGGCGGCGAGCCTCGTCGGCGGCGGCATCGTCATCGTCGTGATTTTCGGCTACGCGGCATGGAATTTCCGGCGGAGCGTAGCAAGCGCAGCCGCATAA
- a CDS encoding 5'-nucleotidase, lipoprotein e(P4) family produces the protein MKTMRMPIDGALKTSAAAAIVLTGLFAAPARADEAAAVPQNDLLNATLWMQRSVEYKATTLGIYNLAKGQLDAALTDKNWTAVPDKQGENFGDKPPAIVLDADETILDNSPYEASLVTRGTDFSPKEWTAYVKDKVTKAIPGAVEFLRYADSKGVKVFYVSNRTLEEKPATLENMKDLGFPMGGNVDTFLASGQQPDWKSPKENRVAFVAKDYRVIMMFGDNLGDFTDKYKGTYEERMKFFTDSAAHWGHDWFMLPDPEYGSWESNPFNNNYKLSPDERRKMKIEALQPWKPKG, from the coding sequence ATGAAGACAATGCGCATGCCGATTGATGGCGCCCTCAAGACTTCGGCCGCCGCTGCCATCGTGCTCACCGGCCTTTTCGCCGCGCCGGCACGAGCCGACGAAGCTGCGGCGGTTCCTCAGAACGATCTCCTGAACGCCACGCTGTGGATGCAGCGCTCGGTTGAATACAAGGCGACGACGCTCGGCATCTACAACCTTGCCAAAGGCCAGCTCGACGCGGCGCTCACCGACAAGAATTGGACTGCGGTTCCCGACAAGCAAGGTGAGAATTTTGGCGACAAGCCACCGGCTATCGTGCTCGACGCCGACGAGACCATCCTGGACAACAGCCCCTACGAGGCTTCGCTGGTGACCCGAGGCACCGACTTCAGCCCCAAGGAATGGACAGCCTACGTCAAGGACAAGGTGACCAAGGCAATCCCCGGCGCGGTCGAATTTCTGCGGTATGCCGATTCGAAGGGCGTGAAGGTCTTTTACGTGTCCAACCGGACGCTTGAGGAAAAACCGGCAACGCTGGAGAACATGAAGGATCTCGGCTTCCCGATGGGCGGCAACGTCGACACCTTCCTGGCCTCTGGGCAACAGCCCGACTGGAAGTCGCCGAAGGAGAACAGGGTCGCCTTCGTTGCCAAGGACTATCGCGTCATCATGATGTTCGGCGACAATCTCGGCGACTTCACAGACAAGTACAAAGGAACCTATGAAGAGCGCATGAAGTTCTTCACGGACAGTGCCGCACATTGGGGGCACGACTGGTTCATGCTGCCGGACCCCGAATATGGTTCTTGGGAGTCCAACCCCTTCAACAACAACTATAAGCTTTCGCCCGACGAGCGCCGCAAGATGAAGATCGAGGCCCTGCAACCCTGGAAGCCGAAAGGGTAA
- a CDS encoding FUSC family protein, with product MSFSRWPDTLHFPLARIPRPKRTDWIFAIRTMVAGLVALALAYALKLENPQWAMMTVYIVAQPVAGMALSKGFFRLVGTVVGALAALLLVRIGGGNAAAFLAVLAVWIGLCTYVASMLRNPESYAAALAGYTAAIISMPAFGQPHLAHELAIARASEIILGILCAGLASRLFLPRLASDQIAGKLEGLIRDLAAYAGFAFGGADRARLSMLNRRIIAETQGLGEMRAYVRLEGPSPAAHGRSVRRTIGHLLSALSAARMLRLHSAPANPALPPTRNQLKAVVNELSERPDALNDVQPFLARLREIAKEARNAPLPEGVPDPIGAAARLAMAAEFADALAGVLDGLDAVRHPGRPESDQTRQPALVIHRDRQAALRNAVRAALATSLVAAFWIATQWADAEGATIIVAVVSSLFASRPAPIRTAFGFFKGTLLAVPFAFIVGQVLVPVFPGFGWFVLFVIPILIPGALAMANPTFTGTATAFAINFLAFLSPHQTMVYAPLHFLNQTASILVGILLSIGVFWSVLPARPRDSVLRIVATIKEDLVRLSLHERVPRRSAFESLAYDRINQLMPFAQRTGGRGEAMLIGSVAASTVGLEILALRNAQPHLPEPDKPIIADFLKRLASLILRSAGSGLGGGSISAFAAATRAEAEALGKRGDADRPLLAVAASLRVIAAAVEDNPRFFHSPRAGIRHS from the coding sequence GTGAGTTTCTCCCGCTGGCCTGATACCCTCCACTTCCCGCTAGCGCGCATCCCGCGACCCAAGCGTACCGACTGGATTTTTGCGATCCGCACGATGGTGGCGGGGCTGGTTGCCCTTGCGCTCGCCTACGCGTTGAAGCTGGAAAACCCCCAATGGGCGATGATGACGGTCTATATCGTCGCCCAACCAGTCGCCGGGATGGCGCTTTCCAAGGGTTTCTTCCGATTGGTGGGCACCGTCGTCGGGGCGCTTGCGGCACTTCTGCTTGTGCGGATCGGGGGCGGCAACGCCGCCGCCTTCCTCGCGGTGCTCGCAGTCTGGATCGGACTTTGCACCTATGTCGCGTCTATGCTCCGCAACCCCGAATCCTACGCCGCCGCGCTCGCTGGCTATACCGCCGCGATCATCAGCATGCCGGCCTTCGGCCAGCCGCATCTCGCCCATGAACTGGCAATCGCGCGCGCATCGGAAATCATCCTCGGAATCCTCTGCGCGGGGCTCGCCAGCCGCCTCTTCCTGCCACGACTCGCCAGCGACCAGATCGCTGGAAAGCTGGAAGGCCTGATCCGCGATCTCGCTGCCTATGCCGGATTCGCCTTCGGTGGCGCCGACCGTGCAAGGCTTTCGATGCTCAACCGGCGCATCATCGCCGAGACACAGGGCCTCGGTGAGATGCGCGCCTATGTGCGGCTTGAAGGCCCCAGCCCCGCCGCGCATGGCCGTTCTGTCAGGCGCACGATCGGCCATCTGCTTTCCGCCCTTTCCGCCGCACGGATGCTGAGACTGCACTCCGCGCCCGCTAATCCAGCATTGCCGCCGACTCGCAACCAATTGAAGGCTGTCGTCAACGAACTGTCCGAACGTCCCGATGCGCTCAATGATGTCCAGCCTTTCCTCGCTCGGCTAAGAGAGATAGCCAAGGAGGCTCGGAACGCGCCGTTGCCGGAGGGTGTGCCCGACCCGATCGGCGCCGCCGCAAGGCTCGCCATGGCGGCCGAATTCGCCGATGCGCTTGCCGGCGTCCTCGACGGTCTCGATGCCGTGCGCCATCCGGGCCGGCCGGAGAGCGACCAGACACGACAACCTGCGCTGGTTATCCACCGCGACCGGCAGGCGGCGTTGCGTAACGCGGTGCGAGCCGCGCTCGCCACTTCCCTCGTCGCGGCCTTCTGGATCGCCACCCAATGGGCGGACGCCGAAGGGGCGACCATCATCGTTGCCGTCGTCTCCAGCCTGTTTGCGTCGCGCCCGGCGCCGATCCGGACCGCTTTTGGCTTCTTCAAGGGCACGCTACTGGCCGTGCCCTTCGCCTTCATCGTCGGCCAGGTTTTGGTGCCCGTCTTCCCCGGTTTCGGCTGGTTCGTGCTGTTCGTGATCCCGATCCTGATACCCGGCGCGCTGGCGATGGCGAATCCGACTTTCACGGGAACAGCGACAGCCTTCGCTATAAATTTCCTCGCCTTCCTCAGTCCGCACCAGACGATGGTTTACGCGCCACTCCATTTCCTCAACCAGACGGCGTCCATCCTGGTCGGCATCCTGCTTTCGATCGGTGTGTTCTGGAGCGTGCTACCGGCAAGGCCACGTGACAGCGTCCTGCGCATCGTCGCAACCATCAAGGAAGACCTCGTGCGGCTCAGCCTGCACGAGCGCGTGCCTCGACGCTCGGCCTTCGAGAGCCTCGCCTATGACCGTATCAACCAATTGATGCCGTTTGCGCAGCGCACTGGCGGGCGCGGCGAAGCGATGCTCATCGGCAGCGTCGCGGCGTCCACCGTCGGACTGGAGATCCTCGCCCTGCGCAACGCCCAGCCGCACCTCCCCGAACCGGACAAGCCCATCATCGCCGATTTCCTGAAGCGCCTTGCTTCGCTGATCCTGCGCTCGGCGGGAAGCGGCCTGGGAGGCGGCTCGATCTCCGCTTTCGCGGCGGCGACAAGGGCAGAGGCGGAAGCGCTCGGCAAACGCGGTGACGCCGACCGGCCCCTTCTTGCCGTCGCCGCCTCGCTACGGGTGATCGCCGCGGCGGTGGAAGACAATCCCCGGTTCTTCCACAGCCCGCGCGCCGGGATACGGCACTCCTGA
- the thrS gene encoding threonine--tRNA ligase: MADANPGAISGASVSLEFPDGSSRDYPAMMTGAELAESISKSLAKKAIAYAIDGHVRDLSDPLGASGRVEILTRESEGALELIRHDTAHVLAEAVQELWPGTQVTIGPVIENGFYYDFARNEPFTPDDFVAIEKKMREIIGRNKPFTKEVWPRDKAKNVFRDKGEAYKVELVDAIPEDQDVKIYRQGDWFDLCRGPHMASTGQIGDAFKLMKVAGAYWRGDSNNPMLTRIYGTAWRNREELDRYLHTLEEAERRDHRRLGREMDLFHFQEEGPGVVFWHPKGWKMFQSLVSYMRRRLDEHEYSEVNAPQVLDKQLWETSGHWGWYRESMFKVLVAGDEAESEDHRVFALKPMNCPGHVQIFKHGLKSYRDLPVRLAEFGAVHRYEPSGALHGLMRVRGFTQDDAHIFCTEDQLAAECLKINDLILTTYADFGFEEIMVRFSTRPEKRVGSDALWDHAEEIMSGVLTEIQQSDNRIRIEINPGDGAFYGPKFDYVLRDAIGREWQCGTTQVDFNLPERFGAFYIDKDSEKKQPVMVHRAICGSMERFLGILIENHAGHMPLWFAPLQVVVATITSDADDYARKVAARLKDAGLLAETDLRNEKINYKVREHSLAKVPVILVCGKREAEEGTVNLRRLGSRDQQSLMLEEAVAALVDEATAPDIRRKRKS; this comes from the coding sequence ATGGCTGACGCCAACCCGGGCGCAATTTCCGGCGCATCCGTTTCCCTTGAATTTCCCGACGGCTCCTCGCGCGACTATCCCGCGATGATGACCGGCGCCGAGCTTGCCGAATCGATCTCCAAATCGCTCGCCAAGAAGGCGATCGCCTACGCCATCGATGGCCATGTGCGCGATCTTTCCGATCCGCTCGGCGCTTCGGGCCGCGTCGAAATCCTGACCCGCGAGAGCGAAGGCGCGCTGGAACTCATCCGCCACGATACGGCTCATGTGCTCGCCGAGGCGGTGCAGGAACTGTGGCCGGGCACGCAGGTGACCATCGGCCCGGTGATCGAGAACGGCTTCTATTACGATTTCGCTCGCAACGAGCCCTTCACGCCGGACGATTTCGTGGCAATCGAAAAGAAGATGCGCGAGATCATTGGCCGCAACAAGCCTTTCACCAAGGAGGTCTGGCCGCGCGACAAGGCGAAAAACGTCTTCCGCGACAAGGGAGAGGCCTACAAGGTCGAATTGGTCGATGCGATCCCCGAGGATCAGGACGTCAAAATCTACAGGCAGGGCGACTGGTTCGATCTCTGCCGCGGTCCGCACATGGCTTCGACAGGCCAGATCGGCGACGCCTTCAAGCTGATGAAGGTGGCGGGCGCTTATTGGCGCGGCGATTCCAACAACCCGATGCTGACCCGTATCTACGGCACCGCCTGGCGCAACCGCGAAGAACTCGACCGCTATCTCCATACGCTGGAAGAAGCGGAGCGGCGCGACCACCGCCGGCTCGGCCGCGAGATGGATTTGTTCCATTTCCAGGAGGAAGGGCCGGGTGTCGTCTTCTGGCACCCGAAAGGCTGGAAGATGTTCCAGAGCCTCGTCTCCTACATGCGCCGGAGGCTCGACGAGCACGAATATTCGGAAGTGAATGCCCCACAGGTGTTGGACAAGCAGCTTTGGGAGACATCCGGCCATTGGGGCTGGTACCGGGAAAGCATGTTCAAGGTACTGGTCGCCGGCGATGAGGCCGAAAGCGAGGATCATCGCGTCTTCGCGCTGAAGCCGATGAATTGCCCTGGCCACGTCCAGATATTCAAGCACGGCCTCAAGTCTTACCGCGACCTGCCTGTCCGGCTTGCCGAATTCGGCGCTGTTCATCGCTACGAGCCGTCCGGCGCGCTGCACGGGCTGATGCGCGTGCGCGGCTTCACTCAGGACGATGCGCATATCTTCTGCACGGAGGACCAGCTTGCCGCCGAATGTTTGAAGATCAATGACCTGATCCTCACCACATACGCTGATTTCGGCTTTGAGGAGATCATGGTCCGCTTCTCGACGCGGCCGGAAAAGCGCGTCGGTTCCGACGCACTCTGGGATCACGCCGAGGAAATCATGAGCGGCGTGCTGACCGAGATCCAGCAGTCCGACAACCGTATCCGCATCGAGATCAACCCCGGTGACGGAGCTTTCTACGGGCCGAAATTCGACTATGTGCTGCGCGACGCGATCGGGCGCGAATGGCAGTGCGGCACGACCCAGGTCGATTTCAACCTGCCGGAGCGGTTCGGCGCCTTCTACATCGACAAGGATTCGGAGAAGAAGCAGCCGGTCATGGTGCATCGCGCTATCTGCGGCTCCATGGAACGCTTCCTCGGTATCCTTATCGAGAACCACGCCGGCCACATGCCGCTCTGGTTCGCGCCTCTGCAGGTCGTCGTGGCGACGATCACCTCGGACGCGGATGACTATGCGAGGAAGGTGGCGGCGCGGCTGAAGGATGCGGGGCTGCTCGCCGAAACCGACCTGCGCAACGAGAAGATCAACTACAAGGTACGCGAGCACAGCCTCGCGAAAGTGCCGGTGATCCTGGTCTGCGGCAAGCGCGAGGCGGAGGAAGGTACGGTCAATCTGCGCCGGCTCGGCTCACGCGACCAGCAATCGTTGATGCTGGAAGAGGCCGTCGCGGCCTTGGTGGACGAGGCAACCGCGCCAGATATCAGGCGCAAGCGGAAAAGCTGA
- a CDS encoding nitroreductase family protein → MSSTVIDLLLERNSAPIHELKEPAPSDAEIATLIRIASRVPDHGRMEPWRFILYRGEARERVGRMLAELAEKREGPLTEVRREKELTRFSRAPLVVGVVSAPRQNPKIPDWEMQLSGGAAAMNLVIAANAMGYGTNWITNWYAYDEEGRRLLGLAPHERVIGFVHIGTFNGAVSERPRPDVSKLYADYSGPWEG, encoded by the coding sequence ATGTCATCGACGGTCATCGATCTCCTGCTCGAGCGCAACTCGGCGCCGATCCACGAATTGAAGGAGCCGGCGCCGTCGGATGCCGAGATCGCGACCTTGATCCGCATCGCCAGTCGCGTGCCTGACCATGGCCGTATGGAGCCCTGGCGCTTCATCCTCTATCGCGGCGAGGCGCGCGAACGGGTGGGGCGGATGCTTGCCGAGCTTGCCGAGAAGCGTGAAGGGCCGCTCACCGAAGTGCGCCGCGAGAAGGAGTTGACACGCTTTTCGCGCGCGCCGCTCGTCGTTGGCGTCGTTTCCGCGCCTCGGCAGAACCCCAAGATCCCGGATTGGGAAATGCAGCTTTCCGGCGGAGCGGCGGCGATGAATCTCGTCATAGCCGCCAACGCCATGGGTTATGGCACGAACTGGATCACCAACTGGTATGCCTATGACGAGGAGGGTCGGCGGTTGCTGGGCCTCGCGCCGCACGAGCGGGTCATCGGCTTCGTCCATATCGGCACGTTCAACGGAGCGGTATCTGAACGGCCGCGACCGGATGTCTCAAAACTTTATGCGGACTATTCCGGTCCCTGGGAGGGATAG
- a CDS encoding MaoC family dehydratase yields MPGLYFEEFTPGQVFRHPLTRSITESDNVLFSVMTLNPQPLHIDFDFAAKSEWGKPLVNSLFTLGLMIGISVHDTTLGTTIANLGMTETVFPHPLFHGDTIHVETEVKSVRPSKSKPDRGIVEFEHRAYNQNNVLVARCVRQAMMKKKGA; encoded by the coding sequence ATGCCAGGCCTCTATTTCGAGGAATTCACGCCCGGACAGGTGTTCCGCCATCCCCTCACCCGAAGCATCACCGAGAGCGACAACGTTCTCTTCTCCGTCATGACGCTCAACCCTCAGCCGCTGCACATCGATTTCGATTTCGCGGCGAAGAGCGAATGGGGCAAGCCGCTCGTCAATTCGCTCTTCACGCTCGGCCTGATGATAGGCATCTCCGTGCACGACACGACGCTCGGCACCACGATCGCCAATCTGGGCATGACCGAGACGGTGTTTCCGCATCCGCTCTTCCATGGCGACACGATCCATGTCGAGACGGAAGTGAAATCGGTGAGGCCGTCGAAATCCAAGCCGGACCGGGGCATCGTCGAATTCGAGCACCGCGCCTACAATCAGAATAATGTGCTGGTGGCACGCTGCGTGCGGCAGGCGATGATGAAGAAGAAAGGAGCCTGA
- a CDS encoding DUF2336 domain-containing protein, with protein sequence MVISHFLRWIDTARVSERAAGAAALARAYVSRELPFEDRCEAEAALTFLLDDPSTKVRYALAEALAMHRLAPLQIIHALASDQDEIADLVLKRSPLFTDGDLIDRVAMGAESVQLSIAGRALVSKSVSAAIAEVGSAEACLILLRNDGADVASLSFRRMAERFGAMPRLREAMLADRRLPVDCRHVLLVKLSAALKDAPLVVALMGRARGERVMREACVRASLTLIDRTRPDEHAALVEHLRLAGELTTAFIVRMVAHGKIDFFASVLGVLAGREAVRVQALLAGGRDLALSALFRGAGLPESAHGVILRALGIWREVANGRRVAGAQEVSWLMLRELNACPGQSGPAERLAELAGLIRAIHLEVLRENARGHALAIAAA encoded by the coding sequence ATGGTAATCAGTCATTTCCTCAGGTGGATCGATACGGCGCGCGTTTCCGAACGGGCAGCCGGCGCGGCGGCGCTAGCAAGAGCCTATGTTTCCCGTGAACTCCCCTTCGAGGACCGCTGTGAGGCGGAAGCCGCGCTGACCTTCCTGCTGGACGATCCGTCGACAAAGGTGCGCTATGCGCTTGCCGAGGCGCTCGCCATGCACAGGCTGGCGCCGCTCCAGATCATCCACGCGCTCGCCTCCGATCAGGACGAGATCGCCGACCTGGTGCTGAAGCGCTCGCCATTGTTCACGGACGGCGATCTCATCGACCGCGTCGCCATGGGAGCCGAAAGCGTACAACTGTCCATCGCGGGGCGGGCGCTCGTTTCGAAATCGGTCTCGGCCGCCATTGCCGAGGTAGGCTCGGCGGAGGCCTGTCTGATCCTGCTCCGCAACGATGGGGCTGATGTCGCCTCGCTCAGCTTCCGCCGCATGGCGGAGCGCTTCGGCGCCATGCCGAGGCTGCGGGAAGCGATGCTTGCGGACCGCCGCCTGCCGGTCGACTGCCGCCATGTTCTGCTGGTCAAACTGAGCGCCGCACTGAAGGATGCGCCGCTCGTCGTTGCGCTGATGGGCAGGGCACGTGGAGAACGCGTCATGCGGGAAGCTTGCGTGAGGGCTTCGCTGACGCTCATCGACCGAACCCGGCCGGACGAGCATGCGGCGCTGGTCGAACATCTTCGACTTGCCGGCGAACTCACCACAGCCTTCATCGTTCGCATGGTGGCGCACGGCAAGATCGATTTCTTCGCCTCCGTGCTCGGCGTGCTTGCGGGGCGCGAGGCGGTCCGCGTCCAGGCGCTTCTTGCCGGCGGGCGCGATCTGGCGCTTTCGGCGCTCTTTCGCGGCGCCGGCCTACCGGAAAGCGCGCACGGGGTTATCCTGCGGGCGCTGGGGATCTGGCGCGAGGTCGCCAACGGCAGGCGTGTGGCCGGCGCACAGGAAGTGAGCTGGCTGATGCTGAGGGAATTGAACGCCTGTCCGGGCCAAAGCGGGCCGGCGGAGCGTCTGGCCGAGCTTGCCGGTCTGATCCGTGCCATCCACCTCGAAGTGCTGCGTGAGAATGCCCGCGGCCATGCGCTGGCCATCGCCGCGGCCTGA
- a CDS encoding HpcH/HpaI aldolase/citrate lyase family protein, with the protein MRSLLFVPGDSEKKLAKAPQAGADVLLLDLEDSVGADRKAEARKITSAFIGENREQVSASLYVRVNDFTTGLTDDDLTAIMPARPAGIMLPKAIGPKDVMRLSAKLRVHEAESGIEDGATRIVALIAETAAGVLAAPAFSEANPRLAGVTWGAEDLSADIGARTPRGGDGRYTETFRLARTLTILAAATVQAAAIDTVFVNFRDMDALKAECVEAERDGFTAKMAIHPAQVPIINEVFTPSVESVAHSRAVVEAFSAAGNPGVIGIDGQMYDRPHLRRAERILARAQAAGVA; encoded by the coding sequence GTGCGGTCCCTTCTGTTCGTTCCAGGCGATTCGGAAAAGAAGCTCGCCAAGGCGCCCCAGGCGGGCGCGGACGTCCTGCTTCTCGATCTGGAGGACTCGGTCGGAGCCGACCGCAAAGCCGAGGCGCGAAAGATCACTTCGGCCTTCATCGGAGAGAACCGGGAACAGGTTTCGGCCTCGCTTTACGTGCGTGTCAACGACTTCACCACCGGGCTGACCGACGACGATCTCACGGCGATCATGCCGGCGCGACCGGCCGGCATCATGCTGCCAAAGGCGATCGGCCCAAAGGACGTCATGCGGCTGTCGGCAAAACTTCGTGTGCACGAGGCCGAGAGCGGCATCGAAGACGGTGCCACGCGGATCGTCGCGCTCATCGCCGAGACAGCAGCCGGCGTGCTGGCTGCTCCAGCCTTCAGCGAAGCCAACCCTAGGCTTGCCGGCGTGACCTGGGGAGCGGAGGATCTGTCGGCGGATATCGGCGCGCGTACGCCGCGCGGCGGCGATGGCCGCTATACCGAAACCTTCCGTCTGGCGCGCACGCTGACCATACTCGCGGCCGCGACGGTCCAGGCGGCTGCGATCGATACGGTCTTCGTGAATTTCCGCGACATGGACGCGTTGAAGGCGGAGTGCGTGGAAGCTGAGCGTGACGGCTTCACGGCCAAAATGGCGATCCATCCGGCACAAGTGCCGATCATCAACGAGGTGTTCACGCCCTCTGTCGAATCGGTCGCGCATTCGCGTGCCGTGGTCGAGGCCTTCTCCGCCGCCGGAAATCCGGGCGTCATCGGCATCGACGGCCAAATGTACGACCGCCCGCACCTGCGCCGCGCCGAGCGCATCCTTGCACGGGCGCAGGCCGCCGGCGTGGCATGA